TTTAAATGCTTGAATTCATTAACATCAGCATGAAGGATCTTTACTTTGCTTAGGAAGCTTCCATCAATATCTTTCAATCTTATGCTCTCGTTTTTTACTTCTCTAATGAACCCTTGGATATCTATAGCTAGCCATTCCTCTTTAAACTTGTGCACCACCTCAGGCGGAATTTCATTTGCCACTGGATTCAGTAAGATCATGTCAAATTTTCCCTCTGGAATTTCTTCCGGAGAAAATGGTTCGGCTTTTGATAGAAGTCTAAGGGTTCTCCTGTTTTCATTGATGTATTTTAACTCATATGTCGTACTGTTTTTTGAGGGAATGATTATAACAGAAATTCCATGTTCTTCAAGTTCATTTAGCCATGAAATTGGAAATTTCTCCCCAACTTTGGTTAGAACCACTACCTCACAGAACTTTGAGAGCGCTAAAGAGGAGTAATAAGCGCCACCACCAACTCTCTCGATTCTCTCGCTTCCTTTTACTATTATGTCGTGTGTTATATGTCCAATTACTAAGCACCTCATTTCTTCCACCCGCAAGGTTTAATTAGGTTAAGGTTCTTTTTAAATTGATGCCTATGTTTGAGGGTATTTTTGTTCCTCATATAACACCCTTTGATGATAGAGAAGAGATAAATGAGGAGATACTGAGAGAACTCGTCCATTATTTTGCTGACGCAAAGCTTAATGGGCTGGTAACTTTGGGAAGCAATGGTGAATTTCCCTATCTTAGCTTTGAAGAGAAATTAAGGGTTTTGAAGATTGTCAGAGAGGAGTCTCTTCTCCCTGTTATAGCTGGGGTTGCTGAGAATTCAACGAGAGAGACTATTCAGCTTGCAAAAGAAGCTTGGGATATTGGTGTTGATGCAGTTCTCATTGCCCCACCCTATTACTTTAAGCCCAATAAACGCGAACTTTTGGCTCATTATTCAAGGATAGCTTATGAGGTAGATATCCCTATTTTGCTTTATAATGTTCCAAAGTTTACTGCAGTTAATATTGATCTTGATACGATTGAAGAACTTGTAGAGGAGCATTCAAATATTGTGGGAATAAAAGACTCTAGTGGATCAATAGGTAGAATAGCCGAACTTATAAGAAGAGTGGGAGACAAAATAAACATTTTGGCTGGAACGGCAGATGTGATGTACCCTTCATGGCTTTTGGGGGCACATGGGGCTGTTGTTGCTGTAGCCAATGTGGCTCCAAGACTTTGTGTGGAGCTGTATAACGCATTTCTTGAGAAAAAGTATGAAAGAGCTAGGAAACTGCAACTCATGGTAAACTATCTCAATGAGGTTATTGTGAAGAAGTATAACCAGATAAGTGCCATAAAAGATGCTATGAGAATGTGTGGGCTTGAAGTAGGTTATCCCAGAATGCCTGCTCTTCCCTTGGATGAGGAAGCTTTAGAGGATATAGAGCAAGTTCTGTTGGATATTGGTCTCATTTAGTACACAATTCTGTGAACAACTTATGGTTTAAAAAAGAATTAAAAACCAGTTCCCGTACCCATTTTAGGTGAGAGAAAATGTGTTTGGCAATACCTGCTAAGGTTATTGAAATTAAGGATAACGTTGCTATAGTAGATTTTGGAGGAGTTAAACGAGAAGCGAGAATAGACTTCGTAAAAGATGTCAAAGTAGGAGATTATGTTATAGTCCACACTGGATTTGCTATTGAGAAGCTTGATGAGAAAACCGCCCTTGAGAGCATTAAAGCTTGGGAAGAAGTTATGAAGGCCATGGAGGAATGAACATGGAGCTCTCAATATTTCAAGATAGGGAATTAGCTCAAAAAATATTGAGGGGCATAAAGAAAGAGGCTGAAAAAATCGGAAGAGAAGTAAAACTTATGCACGTTTGTGGAACTCATGAGGATACAGTTACTAGAAATGGAATAAGGTCTCTTCTCCCAGAGAACGTTAAAATAATGAGTGGCCCTGGGTGTCCTGTTTGTATCACACCTGCAGAAGATATAGCGACAATGATGGAGATAGTTCGGAAGGCGAAGGAAGAGGGTGAGGACATTATCCTCACAACCTTTGGTGACATGTATAAGATCCCGACTGCAATTGGTAGCTTTGCAGATTTAAAAAGTGAAGGTTTTGATGTTAGGGTTGTTTACTCAATATACGATTCTTATAAGATCGCTCTTAAAGAGAGTAATAAACTTGTTGTTCACTTCTCTCCAGGTTTTGAAACTACAACAGCTCCAGCGGCAGGAATATTAAAAGAGGTCATTGAGAGGGAGATCGAGAATTTTAAAATATATTCTGTGCACCGACTAACTCCTCCTGCAGTGGAGGCACTAATAAAGCAGGGGACAGTCTTCGATGGATTAGTTGATCCTGGACATGTCTCTACCATCATAGGAGTTAAGGGATGGGAATATATAACAAAGGAATACGGTGTTCCTCAAGTTGTGGCGGGTTTTGAACCGGTAGACTTCCTTATGGGTGTGTTTATGCTTCTAAGGATTATACGGAAAGGGGAAGCTAAGATAGAAAACCAGTATACAAGGGTTGTTAAATATGAGGGAAATGTGGAAGCTCAAAGGACTATAGAAGCTATTTTTGAGACTGTAGATGCAAAATGGAGGGCCCTGGGAGTAATACCCAATAGTGGCTTGGAGCTTAAAAAGGAATACAAAGACTACGAAATAAGGAGCCTCTTCAAGATTAAGCCTCCAGAGCTTCCTGATTTAGAAAAAGGCTGCATATGCGGGGCAATACTAAGGGGTCTAGCCTTGCCTACTCAGTGTCCTCTATTTGGAAAAACATGCACTCCGAGGAATCCCGTTGGTCCATGTATGGTATCTTATGAGGGCACATGTCAGATATTTTACAAATATGGTGCACTCTTCTAATTTTAATTTTATTCTATCACTGGGAATTCCTTCTTTAATATTGCCCATTGGTTTTTACTCCACGCCTCTGGAGAAATTACCAGGAGAACTATTGAATTCGTTAGAACAGCGTAATCTTTAATGCTGGAGAGAAACTTAAAGATCCTCTCAAAGTTGTTCTCAAGAGCGAGGTATTCCAACCCCTCTATCAATACTACTTTTGGAATATTGTCCTTTTTGAGAAAGTCTACTATCAAATGTCCTAGGTACTCAAGGTTTGTGGGCCATATGCACTGTTCACATTCTACTTTTGTGAGCCACATTATAGGGGTCTCCTTGACTCCAAAAAATGTTTTAACTTTGTCAGGCGAAGTTCGGGAGATAATAAACCCAGGACGCTTTTGTAAAATACTTAAGAAAATCTCTTTCTCCTTTCCGGGAATTATAATATAAGAACCTGAAGTTAAACCAGCATCTAGGTTGTCCGAGTCGTTTAGAGATCTCTCTTTGATAACTCCTATTGCATACCTACTCACAAGTGCCCCAAAAAGGGATGCAAATGCATAAAGAAACAGCAGTTGGAATATTACCCATATGTTATCTGCGATCCATTCCGACTTTTCTATAAATTCTTCGGTGAAGTAATCTGAAAAATATGATGGAGCATAAAAGCATTCTGCGATAAACCATACCACTGTGGCAAGGAGCAAAGCATCATAAAACTTTCCTACACCCATATATCGCTCTTTAAATGGTTTCCTGAACTTGAGAGCTAGAGCTATTGTTATTATATTGATTAGGAGAGTGATCCCTTCATTAAACTCTTCACTTAGGAGGATTTCAACAATCCCCATTATGTCCACTTTTTCTAACTGTGCAACGTGTGTTAATAAATTTTTTGATCAAAAGAACAAGAATTAGGTAACTACAAAAGGAATAAAGACAAATATTCGCTGATTTTCTTAAACTTTGAAGTGAATACAAAGGCTCGGAGGGTGTTCACGTCATCACTCTTCAGCATGCTTGCTAATCGTCATTGCCTGAAATAGCTACGTTTTTTCTCTTTTAAAGCTATCTCTCAAATATGAAGGGTAATTCTACAATAAGAAAAATTTTTATGCTCGGAAAACAAATATTTCTGACCTAATTTGGAAGGTGATGGTTATGATAAAGGCATCTAAACGGGCTATGGGCATTGAGTATGCTATTAGAGACG
This genomic stretch from Thermococcus sp. EP1 harbors:
- the dapA gene encoding 4-hydroxy-tetrahydrodipicolinate synthase, with translation MPMFEGIFVPHITPFDDREEINEEILRELVHYFADAKLNGLVTLGSNGEFPYLSFEEKLRVLKIVREESLLPVIAGVAENSTRETIQLAKEAWDIGVDAVLIAPPYYFKPNKRELLAHYSRIAYEVDIPILLYNVPKFTAVNIDLDTIEELVEEHSNIVGIKDSSGSIGRIAELIRRVGDKINILAGTADVMYPSWLLGAHGAVVAVANVAPRLCVELYNAFLEKKYERARKLQLMVNYLNEVIVKKYNQISAIKDAMRMCGLEVGYPRMPALPLDEEALEDIEQVLLDIGLI
- a CDS encoding PfkB family carbohydrate kinase, whose amino-acid sequence is MRCLVIGHITHDIIVKGSERIERVGGGAYYSSLALSKFCEVVVLTKVGEKFPISWLNELEEHGISVIIIPSKNSTTYELKYINENRRTLRLLSKAEPFSPEEIPEGKFDMILLNPVANEIPPEVVHKFKEEWLAIDIQGFIREVKNESIRLKDIDGSFLSKVKILHADVNEFKHLNNIDPKKVDVLLVSNGPESGIAYHEGQKYLYKPIKKDVKESTGAGDVFLAAFSYFYKTLPFIPALKSANAFTAMFLERRNFDFSLNEVSENAKFVEVEKVDSEK
- a CDS encoding DUF835 domain-containing protein, whose product is MGIVEILLSEEFNEGITLLINIITIALALKFRKPFKERYMGVGKFYDALLLATVVWFIAECFYAPSYFSDYFTEEFIEKSEWIADNIWVIFQLLFLYAFASLFGALVSRYAIGVIKERSLNDSDNLDAGLTSGSYIIIPGKEKEIFLSILQKRPGFIISRTSPDKVKTFFGVKETPIMWLTKVECEQCIWPTNLEYLGHLIVDFLKKDNIPKVVLIEGLEYLALENNFERIFKFLSSIKDYAVLTNSIVLLVISPEAWSKNQWAILKKEFPVIE
- a CDS encoding HypC/HybG/HupF family hydrogenase formation chaperone, with product MCLAIPAKVIEIKDNVAIVDFGGVKREARIDFVKDVKVGDYVIVHTGFAIEKLDEKTALESIKAWEEVMKAMEE
- the hypD gene encoding hydrogenase formation protein HypD produces the protein MELSIFQDRELAQKILRGIKKEAEKIGREVKLMHVCGTHEDTVTRNGIRSLLPENVKIMSGPGCPVCITPAEDIATMMEIVRKAKEEGEDIILTTFGDMYKIPTAIGSFADLKSEGFDVRVVYSIYDSYKIALKESNKLVVHFSPGFETTTAPAAGILKEVIEREIENFKIYSVHRLTPPAVEALIKQGTVFDGLVDPGHVSTIIGVKGWEYITKEYGVPQVVAGFEPVDFLMGVFMLLRIIRKGEAKIENQYTRVVKYEGNVEAQRTIEAIFETVDAKWRALGVIPNSGLELKKEYKDYEIRSLFKIKPPELPDLEKGCICGAILRGLALPTQCPLFGKTCTPRNPVGPCMVSYEGTCQIFYKYGALF